Genomic segment of Rhodocaloribacter litoris:
GCCCTCATCGAGCGGCTTGGCCTCACCCACGTCCGCGACGAGCGCATCGGCGCCCTCCCGCTCGGGTGGCGGCAGAAGCTGGCCTTCTCCGTCGCCATCCTCCACGCCCCCCGCATCGTCTTCCTCGACGAGCCCACCGGGGGGGTGGACCCCGTCACCCGCCGGCAGTTCTGGGACCTGATCTACGAGGCCGCCGACCGGGGCGTGACCGTCTTCGTCACCACCCACTACATGGACGAGGCCGAGTACTGCGACCGGGTGAGCATCATGGTCGACGGCCGCCTCGAGGCGCTGGGGCCGCCGGCCGAGCTCAAACGCCGCTACGGCGCCGCGACGATGAACGACGTCTTCCTGAAGCTGGCGCGTGGCGTGCCGGCTGGCCACGAAACCACGGGAGGGACACCATGAGCGCGTTCCGGGGGTTCGTCGTCAAAGAGTTCTACCACATCCTCCGCGACCGGCGGACGCTGCTGATCCTCTTCGGCATGCCGGTGATCCAGCTCGTGCTCTTCGGCTTCGCCATCCGGAACGAGGTCAACGACGTGCGTGTGGTGATCGTGGACCCGGCCGGGGACCACGTCACGCAGGCCCTCACGAGCCGGCTCCTGGCCTCCCCCTACTTCGAGGGCGTGGAGTACCGGACACACGCCGAGGGCCTCGAACGGGTGTTCCAGCAGGGGCAGGCCAAAGAGGTGATCCTGTTCGAGCCCCGCTTCGCGCACCGGCTGGCGCACGACGGCGTGGCGCGTGTGCAGGTACTCACCGATGCCACCGACCCCAACACGGCCAACACCATCCTGGCCTACACCACCGCCCTCCTGCAGGCGGCAGGCCAATCCCTGGCCGCGGCCCCGCCCCCCGGCCTCCGCATCGTGCCCGAGGTGCGGATGCGGTACAACCCGACGCTGAAGAGCGTCTACCTGTTCGTCCCCGGCCTCGTGGCGCTCATCCTGATGCTCGTCTGCGCCCTCATGACGTCCATCACCATCACGCGTGAGAAGGAGACCGGGACGATGGAGGTGCTGCTCGTCTCGCCGCTGCGGCCGGGGCAGATCATCGTGGGCAAGGTGCTCCCCTACCTGTTCCTCTCGCTGGCCATCGTGAGCGTCATCCTGGTGCTGGCCCGGACGGTCTTCGGCGTGCCCCTGCGCGGGAGCGCGGTGCTCCTCGTGCTCGAATGCCTCCTCTTCATCGCCTGCGCCCTCTCGCTCGGCATCCTGATCTCCACCCGCACCCGCACCCAGCAGACGGCCATGATGATCTCGCTGGCCGGGTTGCTCCTGCCCACCGTGATCCTCTCCGGCTTCATCTTCCCCCTCGACAGCATGCCCCCCCTGCTCCAGGGCGTCAGCCACCTCGTCCCGGCCAAGTGGTTCCTCCTCATCGTCCGGGGCATCATGATCAAGGGGGTGGGGATGGCCGAGCTCTGGCAGGAGACCCTCATCCTGGCCGGCATGACCGCCTTCTTCCTCGTCGCCAGCGTCCGCAACTTCAGCGTCCGCCTGGACTGATCCCATGCGCACCATCCTGTTCATCTTGCAGAAGGAGTTCCTGCAGATCTTCCGCAACCGGGCGATGCTGCCGATCCTGTTCGTGATGCCGATCATCCAGCTGCTGGTGCTGTCGCTCGCGGCCACGTTCGAGGTGAAGAACACGCCGGTGAGCCTGATCGACCTGGACGGCAGCCCGACGGCGCGGCGGCTGGTGGCCCGCTTCGAGGCCAGCGGCTACTTCACCGTGGTGCACCGCACGTACGACCCGGCCGCGGCTGACGAGGCCATGCAGCGCGGCGACGTGCGCATGATCCTTCAGATCCCCGCCGGTTTCGAACGCGACCTCCGCCGCGACGGCGCCGCCCCCGTGCAGCTCATCCTCGACGCGCAGGACGGCGCCACGGCGGGCGTCGTGCAGGCCTACGCCAACCGTATCCTCGGCGACTACACGCGCGACCTGCAGGTGACTTTCGCCGCGACGCCTCCCGACCCCCGGGCCCACCCCGTGCTCGACGTGGTCTTCTCCCACTGGTACAACCCCGAGCTGAACTACCACTACTTCATGGTCCCCGGCATCCTGGTGCTGCTCGTGACCATGATCGGCACGTTCCTCTCCGCCATGAACGTGGTGCGGGAGAAAGAGCTCGGCACCATCGAGCAGCTCAACGTGACGCCCCTGCGCAAGCGCGACTTCATCGTCGGCAAGCTGCTGCCGTTCTGGATCCTGGCGCTCGTAGAGCTGAGCGCCGGGCTGGTGGTGGCCCGCCTCGTCTTCCACGTGCCCATGCTCGGCAACCTGGCGCTCGTCTACGCGCTGACGGGCGTCTACCTGGTGGGCATGCTGGGCCTGGGCCTGTGGATCTCGACGTTCACCGAGACGCAGCAGCAGGCCATGTTCCTCGCGTGGTTCCTGATGGTCGTCTTCATCCTGATGAGCGGCCTCTTCACCCCCATCGAGAGCATGCCGGGCTGGGCCCAGAAGCTGACCCTGCTCAACCCCATCGCCTACTTCATCGAGATCATGCGGCGGGTGCTGCTCAAGGGGGCGGGCTTCGCCGACGTGCAGCCGCAGTTCTGGGCGCTGGTGGCCTTCGCCGTCACCAGCGTGACGCTGGCCGTGCGCCAGTACCGGAAGGTGAGCACCTGAGGGATGGGCCCCTCGATCCCCCGCCGTTCAGCGGAGCCGATTTTTGGACTTTGCGTCCATCAAGCCGTTCGTGTATATTCCACGGAACGATTCGAAACCCCTTCTCTTCATCGCGCGCAAGGGCCTTTGTTTCTGAAGTGAGTTAGCAACAACCGACCCTCTGCGACCTGTGTACAGTCCGGGCCGGCGGGATGCGCGTGTGTACCCGCCCGGCCCTGTACCTGTGGCCGGACTGGTACGAGGCCCCGCAAAACGGTGGCGCCTTTGCCTCCCGGTGGAAAAACCCTGGCCGGCTTTTCTCACGAGAAAGGGCGCTTCCGCCGTCCAAAAGATCGGTGTCGCCCCCCCGGCTTCCGGTGCTCCGCCGTGACGGGCCGTCATGCCCCGGCCATCGTTCAGGTTTCTGTCTCCCTTCGCTGAAGGCAAACCGTTCCCGGACCGGCCATGCCGCCTGTTCCGGAAGGATTGTCCCGTTGATCCGATGTGTGCCGTTCCCGCCTCTTCCGTCGATGGTCCCGTCTGGTGCCTGTTGCTCGACCAGGCCGGCCGGGTGTGCCATGCGGACCCGGCGATTGCGGGACTATCGGATCCGGCAAGGTGGCACGGCCTGCCTCTGGAGGATCTGTTTCACCCGGACGACCGGGAAGCTATCCGGACGGCGTTACGGCAGGCACTCGACCGGGCGGAGGCGCCTGCTTCCCTCACCGGCCGTCTCCACCACGGAGCGGCAACGTGGCAAAGCGTCACGGTATGGCTGCACGTGCTCTCCGGCGCGTCCGCATCGGACCGGCGCGTGCTCGTCCGGCTGGCCCCCGAGGCCCCCGCCCCGGTCGAAGCCTACGACCTTTTCTTCGAGAACAACCCGCTTCCGATGTGGATCTACGACCTCGAGACGCTGGCTTTCCTCGAGGTCAACCACGCAGCCCGGCTGCAATACGGCTACACCCGGGAAGAATTCCTCCGCCTGCGCCTGCCCGACATCCGCCCGGAGGAGGACGTGCCGGCGCTGATGGAGAACCTGGCCCAGTCGCGGCCGGCCCTGGAGCAGAGCGGCCCCTGGCGGCATCGCCTGCACGACGGCTCGCTCATCGAAGTGGACATCACCTCCCACCTGATCGAGTACCGGGGGCGCCCGGCGGCCCTCGTAGTGGCCCGCGACGTCACCGGGCAGGTGAGCCTGGCCCGGCGCCTCCGCGAGAGCGAGGCCCGCTTCCGCAACACCTTCGAGCAGGCGGCCGTCGGCATCGCCCATGTGGACCTCGACGGGCGCTTCCTGCGCATCAACCGGCGCTACGGCGAGATCGTCGGCTACCGCGTCGACGAGATGCAACACCTGACTTTTCAGGAAATCACGCACCCGGACGACCTGGAAGCCGACCTGGCCCTCGTCCGGCAGTTGCTGGCAGGTGAGATTCCCCGCTACAGCCTGGAAAAACGCTACATTCACCGCCAGGGCCATCCCGTGTGGGTCCGGCTGACCGTGTCGCTGGTGCGCACGGAGACCGGCGCCCCCGACTACTTCATCGCCGTGGTGGAAGACATCACGGCCCGCAAGGCCGCCGAGCAGGCCCTGCGCGAGAGCGAAAGCAAGGCCCGGGCGGTGCTCGACACCACGGCCGACGGCATCATCACGATCGACGAGCAGGGCATCATCCGGTCGTTCAACCGGGCGGCCGAACGCCTCTTCGGATACCGGGCCGGCGAAGTCATCGGCCGGAAGATCAACCTCCTGATGCCCTCGCCCTACCGGGAAGAGCATGACGGCTACCTGAACCGCTATCTGACCACGAACCAGCCCCACATCATTGGCCGGGGCCGCGACGTCGAGGGGCAGCGCAAGGACGGATCCGTTTTCCCGATGTACCTCTCCGTGAGCGAGGTGCGGCTGGGGGAAGAGCGCCTCTTCACCGGGATCGTCCACGACCTGAGCGAACGGGTGGCCGTCGAGGCGGAGCTCCGCAAGCGGGCCCGGCAGCAGGAGGCCGTCGCCCGGCTGGGCCTGGCGGCCTGGTCGCTCCGGGGAAACCTGAGCGCCCTCTTCGACCGCGTCGTCCACACCCTGGTCGAGGTGCTCGAAGCCGACCTGTGCAAGGTGCTGGAGCGGATGCCGGACCGGGAGGCCCTGCGCCTGGTGGCCGGTGCCGGCTGGAAAGAAGGGCTCGTGGGCAACGCCATGGAAGCGGCGGGGACCGGCTCCCCCGCCGGGTATGCGCTGGAACGTGGTGAGCCGGTTCTGATCGAGGACCTGCGGGCCGAGACCCGTTTCCAGGCACCGCCCCTGCTCCTCGATCACGGCGTCGTCAGCGGCATCAGCGCCGTCATCCAGGGCGAAGGAGGGCCCTATGGCGTGCTGGGGGTCTATACCCGCCGGCACCGGTCCTTCGGCACCGACGACGTCCACTTCGTGCAGGCCGTGGCCAACCTGCTGAGGGAGGCGATACAGCGAGACCGTTACACCGGGCTGCTGGAGCAACGGGTGCGCGAGCGAACGGCCCAGCTG
This window contains:
- a CDS encoding ABC transporter permease, which gives rise to MRTILFILQKEFLQIFRNRAMLPILFVMPIIQLLVLSLAATFEVKNTPVSLIDLDGSPTARRLVARFEASGYFTVVHRTYDPAAADEAMQRGDVRMILQIPAGFERDLRRDGAAPVQLILDAQDGATAGVVQAYANRILGDYTRDLQVTFAATPPDPRAHPVLDVVFSHWYNPELNYHYFMVPGILVLLVTMIGTFLSAMNVVREKELGTIEQLNVTPLRKRDFIVGKLLPFWILALVELSAGLVVARLVFHVPMLGNLALVYALTGVYLVGMLGLGLWISTFTETQQQAMFLAWFLMVVFILMSGLFTPIESMPGWAQKLTLLNPIAYFIEIMRRVLLKGAGFADVQPQFWALVAFAVTSVTLAVRQYRKVST
- a CDS encoding ABC transporter permease, coding for MSAFRGFVVKEFYHILRDRRTLLILFGMPVIQLVLFGFAIRNEVNDVRVVIVDPAGDHVTQALTSRLLASPYFEGVEYRTHAEGLERVFQQGQAKEVILFEPRFAHRLAHDGVARVQVLTDATDPNTANTILAYTTALLQAAGQSLAAAPPPGLRIVPEVRMRYNPTLKSVYLFVPGLVALILMLVCALMTSITITREKETGTMEVLLVSPLRPGQIIVGKVLPYLFLSLAIVSVILVLARTVFGVPLRGSAVLLVLECLLFIACALSLGILISTRTRTQQTAMMISLAGLLLPTVILSGFIFPLDSMPPLLQGVSHLVPAKWFLLIVRGIMIKGVGMAELWQETLILAGMTAFFLVASVRNFSVRLD
- a CDS encoding ABC transporter ATP-binding protein, whose protein sequence is MAIIEVHRLTRAFGDFVAVKEVTFTVERGEIFGFLGANGAGKTTCIRMLTGLLAPTSGEARVAGFDVYTQAEQIKRHIGYMSQRFSLYEDLTVRENIRFYGGIYGLPPRVLREKTAALIERLGLTHVRDERIGALPLGWRQKLAFSVAILHAPRIVFLDEPTGGVDPVTRRQFWDLIYEAADRGVTVFVTTHYMDEAEYCDRVSIMVDGRLEALGPPAELKRRYGAATMNDVFLKLARGVPAGHETTGGTP
- a CDS encoding PAS domain S-box protein — protein: MCAVPASSVDGPVWCLLLDQAGRVCHADPAIAGLSDPARWHGLPLEDLFHPDDREAIRTALRQALDRAEAPASLTGRLHHGAATWQSVTVWLHVLSGASASDRRVLVRLAPEAPAPVEAYDLFFENNPLPMWIYDLETLAFLEVNHAARLQYGYTREEFLRLRLPDIRPEEDVPALMENLAQSRPALEQSGPWRHRLHDGSLIEVDITSHLIEYRGRPAALVVARDVTGQVSLARRLRESEARFRNTFEQAAVGIAHVDLDGRFLRINRRYGEIVGYRVDEMQHLTFQEITHPDDLEADLALVRQLLAGEIPRYSLEKRYIHRQGHPVWVRLTVSLVRTETGAPDYFIAVVEDITARKAAEQALRESESKARAVLDTTADGIITIDEQGIIRSFNRAAERLFGYRAGEVIGRKINLLMPSPYREEHDGYLNRYLTTNQPHIIGRGRDVEGQRKDGSVFPMYLSVSEVRLGEERLFTGIVHDLSERVAVEAELRKRARQQEAVARLGLAAWSLRGNLSALFDRVVHTLVEVLEADLCKVLERMPDREALRLVAGAGWKEGLVGNAMEAAGTGSPAGYALERGEPVLIEDLRAETRFQAPPLLLDHGVVSGISAVIQGEGGPYGVLGVYTRRHRSFGTDDVHFVQAVANLLREAIQRDRYTGLLEQRVRERTAQLEATNRELESFTYSVSHDLRAPLRSMDGFSRVLLERYREALPEEARRYLERIRANATRMGQLIDDLLRFSRLGRQPLERRRVDPASLVRDVWHELRPLAGDRNVVFRVGHLPPCQADPRLLRQVFANLLENALKFTRNREAAHIEVGAGLRDGTPVYYVRDNGAGFDMTYASKLFGVFQRLHRQEEYEGTGVGLAIVQRIVHRHGGHVWAEAAPDQGATFYFTLPDHTARNAHDG